The following DNA comes from Deltaproteobacteria bacterium.
TGTCATAGTGCTCCTTTATCATCCGTTATCATCCTGCAAAATGTCATCTTGATTCCTCTGGCGATTCTGTGATCATCCCCAGCTTATCCACACCGGCCTTCCGAACCGCAGACATCACCTCAACCACAAAACCATAAGGAACATTCTTGTCCGCCCGCATGAAAATCTCTCTATCGATTCTGTTGGAAAAGATACTTTCCAGTTTTACACCGAGATCAGGAACAGATATCTTATTCTTGTTTATGAATATCTCCTTTTCACTGTTAATTGTCAGTACAAGTTTTTCCTCCGTCACATCGATGCTCTTTGATTTTACCCGGGGAAGATTTACATCTATACCCATCTGGAGCATTGGAGCTGTTACCATAAAAATTATCAACAAAACCAGAACGACATCAACAAGTGGGGTAACATTGATGTCCGCCAAAAGCTTGCTTTCATTATTACGTTTTCTTCCGTTTCTCATAACATGCTCTATTTTTTCACATAATATCGTTCAATAATATTTAATACCTCGGAAGCAAAATTATCCATTTCCATTGTCATGTTTTTTATCCTGTTGAGGTAATAGTTATAAAAAATGACAGCCGGTATGGCAGCAGCAAGACCTGCAGCAGTAGCAATAAGTGCCTCAGAAATGCCCGGCGCCACAACAGCCAGGGTTGCTGAACCTCTTGTGCCTATGGATCTGAACGTATCCATAATACCCCAGACTGTTCCAAACAGGCCAATAAATGGCGATGCGCTTCCTGTCGTAGCCAAGAAACCAAGAGTACTTTCAAGCTTTGTTGACTCAGAACTGCATGCTCTGTTTAAAGCCCTCTCAACATTATCTATTCCTTTCATCTCCAAATGAGGCCCGGTTAATTCATCGTTTTCTTTAGCAGATGTTGACTCTCTGATAACCTTGGTGATCTTGACCAGTTCCGTGTAGCCGGCCTGAAATACTTCAGCAATACTCGAATTTTTATATTTTTTCGATTCAGGGAAAATATCAGAGAGCTTATTACTCTTCATATATGCATCTAAAAACATATCATTTTCCCTTTTAACTTTTTTAATGCTTCTATATTTCATGAAAATTATAGCCCACGACACAACGGAAAAGAAAAGGAGCAGGAGCAGGACAAACTGCACCATTATTCCTGCATCAAGGATCATATTCAGAAGACTGCCATGGAAATGTCCACCCAGGCTTGCAGCACTAACAGACGAAATCTCTTTCACTTTTATTCTCCCTGAATCAATTATTAACGGGATTACCTGTAATTGAAAAAAATGTCCTTGTCAATATATTTAGGATAATGACTATTGACGATCCCGCAAAGAGACTTTAACTGGGCACGGGATGGGCGGTTTGGGAAAAGCGTAAGTTTCAATGCGTAAATATCGGGAATAAGGTGTACATAGATGTATGCCGCAGTAACGATGATTGCAGCACGCCGAAAGCTTTTGGACTTTTTACGAAGTCGTCAGTCTGTACAAGAGGATTTTTCACGACCAATCAAATTTCTGGAAGGCATCTTAAAAAAAACAAAACAGTAAAAACCATTACAGTAATTCCGGTGTAAACGTTACAACGTTATCGATTATGGGTGAATCAGTAAAAATCATGGCTAATCTGTCAACACCAAGGGCAATTCCGGCGGCTGCCGGCATTGTAACAACATCCTGCAAAAAACGTTCTGATATCGGATACACCGATTTATTCATCGAACGGCGATATTTCTGTACCTTTTCAAATCGTATATAATGCTCATTGGGGTCAGTAAGTTCGGAACAAGCATTGGCTATCTCCTTTCCTCCTATATATAACTCAAATCGTTCAGCTAAGTCCGGTTCCTCTTCCTTCGCTTTTGCCAGGGTTGCCTTCGAAACGGGATAATCATAGATAAAGGTTGGCTGCTCAAATCCCAGGTGAGGTTCGATATAACTGACCATCACTTCATCGAAACAGTCTTCTTTCAGAGCTTTATCCATCGGCATCGGTCCATATAAGGCAAAGGCCTCTCTTACCGATATACTCTCCCATGGTCTCTGCAACCGTAATGTCTGCCCCTGGTAAGGAATAACATCACCATACCCGAGATTATGGGCAACAGATATGATCAATTCTTCACACTCCTTCATCAACAGACGGTAATCTATCGCCTGGCAATACCACTCCAGCATGGTAAACTCAGGAAGATGGCATGAACCCCGTTCCCCTTCACGGAAACACTTGCAGATTTGAAATATCCTTGGATAACCTGCCGCAAGAAGTCGCTTCATGTATAGTTCGGGTGATGTGTGTAAAAAACAATCTCCACAGGAAATGGCATCGATATGGGATTCCGGAATAAGTACCGGAATCATATTGGGAGTTTCTACCTCTAAATAACCCCTGCTGATGAAAAAATCCCGTACAGCATGGATCATTCTGGCGCGTTTCCATAAGGTATCCTGTTTTTTCGACAGTCTCCATGTTTCTTCCATCGGTGGTTCATTCCTTGACCCTTGTAAGATATTCACCGCTCCGTGTATCAACCCTGATCTTCTCCCCTTCTTCGACAAAAGGAGGTACCTGAATCTGATAACCGGTTTGCAGGGTTACCGGCTTTGTTTTACCCGATACCGAATCGCCCCTAGCCCAAGGCTCAGCTTGCACGACAACCAGATCAACAAAATTCGGTAAGCTGACTTCCAAAGGCTTATCCTCGAAAAAAAGAATTTCTGCCTCCAAATTATCAATCAAGAAATTTTTTGCTTCCCCAATTTGATCTTCGGTAAGAAAAACCTGTTCATAGCTTTCGTTATCCATGAAACAGTATTTTCCTTCTTCCTTATAAAGGTACTGCATTTTTTTCTCTTGGAGATCCGCCGGTTCAAAGCTATCCACTGACCGGAATGTCCGCTCAAACTGTGCCCCCGTAATCATATTTCGCAGTTTGGACCGGTACAAAGCCTGGCCTTTTCCGGGTTTTACAAAGTTGAATTCGGTAACGATATAAGGCTCATTGTCAATTTTAATCCGTAACCCTTTCTTCAAATCACTTGCATTATACATGTTACAATTTCTCTCCTTTCATCATAATCATGGATTTCTTAATTCACTTCCCCCCTCTTGTCAAAAAAATGTCCATCTGTCTTAGTGCCTTGGTTCAGAAAACAGAGAAAGCGGATAAAGAGGGAATTTCCCTTTACCTCCCGGGATATCAACAACATACTGCGGCACACAAAGTCCTGATATATTTCTCCATAGTTTTTCCATGATCTTTATCCCCGAATAAATATCAGTGCGAAAGTGATCCGTACCTTTTACCGGGTCACATTGAAATAAATAATAAGGCCTGACTGATATTCGTTGAAGGCCATAAAGGAGATCCCGCATCGTCTCGTAATTATCGTTAACACCTCGAAGCAAAACAGACTGATTTGAGATAGGGATGCCTGCCTCAAGCAGCATTTCGCAGGCACGTGCCGCCTCCGGTGTAATCTCATTTGGATGATTGAATTGGGTATTAAACCAAAGTGGACGGTATTTACGCAACATGGAACAAAGTTGTCGGGTAATCCTCATCGGCATAACCACCGGAATACGGCTTCCAATACGAAGGACCTCTACATGGGGAATAGAACGTAAAGATCCGAGAAACCACTCAAGGGAACTTTCTTCCATGGTCAGGGGATCGCCTCCTGAAATGATGACTTCACGAATGCTCAACGTTTTAGAAATATAATCGATCATGCGCGGGAGATATCTCCTGTTATCTTCCGTTCCGGTTCTCTTCCACATTCGCTTACGATTGCAATGTCGACAGTATGTTGCACAGGT
Coding sequences within:
- a CDS encoding biopolymer transporter ExbD; amino-acid sequence: MRNGRKRNNESKLLADINVTPLVDVVLVLLIIFMVTAPMLQMGIDVNLPRVKSKSIDVTEEKLVLTINSEKEIFINKNKISVPDLGVKLESIFSNRIDREIFMRADKNVPYGFVVEVMSAVRKAGVDKLGMITESPEESR
- the tolQ gene encoding protein TolQ gives rise to the protein MILDAGIMVQFVLLLLLFFSVVSWAIIFMKYRSIKKVKRENDMFLDAYMKSNKLSDIFPESKKYKNSSIAEVFQAGYTELVKITKVIRESTSAKENDELTGPHLEMKGIDNVERALNRACSSESTKLESTLGFLATTGSASPFIGLFGTVWGIMDTFRSIGTRGSATLAVVAPGISEALIATAAGLAAAIPAVIFYNYYLNRIKNMTMEMDNFASEVLNIIERYYVKK
- the epmA gene encoding EF-P lysine aminoacylase EpmA, whose translation is MEETWRLSKKQDTLWKRARMIHAVRDFFISRGYLEVETPNMIPVLIPESHIDAISCGDCFLHTSPELYMKRLLAAGYPRIFQICKCFREGERGSCHLPEFTMLEWYCQAIDYRLLMKECEELIISVAHNLGYGDVIPYQGQTLRLQRPWESISVREAFALYGPMPMDKALKEDCFDEVMVSYIEPHLGFEQPTFIYDYPVSKATLAKAKEEEPDLAERFELYIGGKEIANACSELTDPNEHYIRFEKVQKYRRSMNKSVYPISERFLQDVVTMPAAAGIALGVDRLAMIFTDSPIIDNVVTFTPELL
- the efp gene encoding elongation factor P; amino-acid sequence: MYNASDLKKGLRIKIDNEPYIVTEFNFVKPGKGQALYRSKLRNMITGAQFERTFRSVDSFEPADLQEKKMQYLYKEEGKYCFMDNESYEQVFLTEDQIGEAKNFLIDNLEAEILFFEDKPLEVSLPNFVDLVVVQAEPWARGDSVSGKTKPVTLQTGYQIQVPPFVEEGEKIRVDTRSGEYLTRVKE
- a CDS encoding KamA family radical SAM protein; the encoded protein is MESKNLTISIASWADVLPKDWNDWKWQYNNRIHTIPQLASVSNVTRTTLEKWRTVVRSYPFSITPFYFSLMNVADENDPLRIQCFPDQKEIDFSLGGVADPLEEERDMPVPGLVHRYPDRCLTIITNTCATYCRHCNRKRMWKRTGTEDNRRYLPRMIDYISKTLSIREVIISGGDPLTMEESSLEWFLGSLRSIPHVEVLRIGSRIPVVMPMRITRQLCSMLRKYRPLWFNTQFNHPNEITPEAARACEMLLEAGIPISNQSVLLRGVNDNYETMRDLLYGLQRISVRPYYLFQCDPVKGTDHFRTDIYSGIKIMEKLWRNISGLCVPQYVVDIPGGKGKFPLYPLSLFSEPRH